A genomic window from Macaca mulatta isolate MMU2019108-1 chromosome 19, T2T-MMU8v2.0, whole genome shotgun sequence includes:
- the RASGRP4 gene encoding RAS guanyl-releasing protein 4 isoform X8, with protein sequence MNRKDSKRKSHQECTGKTGGRGRPRQTRRHKTCPSPREISKVMASMNLGLLSEGGCSEDELLEKCIQSFDSAGSLCHGDHMLNMVLAMHSWVLPSADLAARLLTKYQKATGDTQELRRLQICHLVRYWLTQHPEVMHQDPQLEEVIGRFWATVAQEGNSAQRNLRDSSNLLSPGGPGPPPPMSSPGLGKKRKVSLLFDHLETGELAQHLTYLEFRSFQAITALLELTEILASHNNYARYRRTWAGCTGFRLPVLGVHLKDLVSLHEAQPDRLPDGRLHLPKLNNLYLRLQELVALQGQHPPCSANEDLLHLLTLSLDLFYTEDEIYELSYAREPRCPKSLPPSPFNAPLVVEWAPGVTPKPDRVTLGRHVEQLVESVFKNYDPEGRGTISQEDFERLSGNFPFACHGLHPPPRQGRGSFSREELTGYLLRASAICSKLGLAFLHTFHEVTFRKPTFCDSCSGFLWGVTKQGYRCRECGLCCHRHCRDQVKVECKKRPGGKGDAGPPGAPVPCTPAPHASCGSEENLSYTLSLEPETGCQLRHAWTQTESPHPSWETDTVPCPVMGPPSTASSKPDS encoded by the exons ATGAACAGAAAAGACAGCAAGAG AAAGTCCCACCAGGAATGCACCGGAAAGACAGGAGGGCGGGGCCGGCCCCGCCAAACGCGCCGCCACAAGACATGCCCCAGCCCCCGGGAAATCAGCAAGGTCATGGCTTCCATGAACCTGGGCCTGCTGAGCGAGGGCGGCTGCAGCGAAGATGAGCTGCTGGAGAAATGCATCCAGTCCTTCG ATTCAGCTGGCAGCCTGTGCCACGGGGACCACATGCTCAACATGGTGCTGGCCATGCATAGCTGGGTGCTGCCCTCTGCCGACCTGGCTGCCCGCCTGCTGAC CAAGTACCAGAAGGCCACAGGGGACACCCAGGAGCTGAGACGGCTGCAGATCTGTCACCTGGTCAG GTACTGGCTGACTCAACACCCTGAGGTGATGCACCAGGACCCCCAGCTGGAAGAAGTCATAGGTCGTTTCTGGGCCACCGTGGCCCAGGAGGGCAACTCGGCCCAGAGAAACCTGAGAGACTCCTCTAACCT CCTGAGCCCTGGTGGCCCTGGCCCCCCACCCCCCATGAGCAGCCCAGGCCTGGGCAAAAAGCGCAAAGTGTCCCTGCTTTTCGACCACCTGGAGACGGGGGAGCTGGCTCAGCACCTCACCTACCTGGAGTTCCGCTCCTTCCAGGCTATCACG GCCCTGCTGGAGCTCACTGAGATCCTTGCCTCCCACAACAACTACGCCCGCTACCGCCGCACCTGGGCTGGCTGCACGGGCTTCCGGCTGCCTGTACTGGGCGTGCACCTCAAGGATCTGGTGTCCCTGCATGAAGCACAGCCCGACAGGTTGCCTGACGGCCGCCTGCACCTACCCAAGTTGAACAACCTCTACCTGCGGCTGCAGGAGCTGGTGGCCCTCCAAGGGCAGCATCCGCCCTGCAGCGCCAACGAGGATCTGCTGCACCTGCTCACA CTCTCCCTGGACCTCTTCTACACGGAAGACGAGATCTATGAGCTTTCTTATGCCCGAGAGCCACGCTGTCCCAAGAGTCTG ccacccTCCCCCTTCAACGCACCTCTGGTGGTGGAGTGGGCCCCTGGTGTGACCCCCAAGCCGGACAGGGTCACGCTGGGTCGGCACGTGGAGCAGCTGGTGGAG TCCGTGTTCAAGAATTATGACCCTGAAGGCCGAGGAACCATCTCTCAGGAGGACTTCGAGCGACTCTCAGGCAATTTTCCCTTCGCCTGCCATGGGCTCCACCCGCCCCCACGCCAGGG GAGAGGCTCCTTCAGCAGAGAGGAGCTGACAGGGTACCTGCTCCGGGCCAGCGCCATCTGCTCCAAGCTGGGCCTGGCCTTCCTGCACACCTTCCATGAGGTCACCTTCCGAAAGCCTACCTTCTGCGACAGCTGCAGTGGCTTT cTCTGGGGTGTCACCAAGCAAGGCTACCGCTGTCGGG AGTGTGGGCTGTGTTGCCACAGACACTGCAGAGACCAAGTGAAGGTGGAATGTAAGAAGAGGCCGGGGGGCAAGGGCGATGCAGGGCCCCCCGGAGCTCCTGTTCCATGCACACCAGCTCCCCATGCCAGCTGTG GCTCCGAGGAAAATCTCTCCTACACGCTATCCCTGGAACCTGAGACTGGGTGCCAGCTTCGCCATGCCTGGACCCAGACTGAATCCCCACACCCTTCCTGGGAAACAGACACG gTCCCCTGCCCGGTAATGGGCCCACCATCAACTGCATCCTCCAAGCCGGATTCCTAG
- the RASGRP4 gene encoding RAS guanyl-releasing protein 4 isoform X3: MNRKDSKRKSHQECTGKTGGRGRPRQTRRHKTCPSPREISKVMASMNLGLLSEGGCSEDELLEKCIQSFDSAGSLCHGDHMLNMVLAMHSWVLPSADLAARLLTKYQKATGDTQELRRLQICHLVRYWLTQHPEVMHQDPQLEEVIGRFWATVAQEGNSAQRNLRDSSNLPGLGKKRKVSLLFDHLETGELAQHLTYLEFRSFQAITPQDLRSYVLQGSVRGCPALEGSVGLSNSVSRWVQVMVLSRPGPLQRAQVLDKFIHVAQRLRQLQNFNTLMAVTGGLCHSAISRLKDSHAHLSPDSTKALLELTEILASHNNYARYRRTWAGCTGFRLPVLGVHLKDLVSLHEAQPDRLPDGRLHLPKLNNLYLRLQELVALQGQHPPCSANEDLLHLLTLSLDLFYTEDEIYELSYAREPRCPKSLPPSPFNAPLVVEWAPGVTPKPDRVTLGRHVEQLVESVFKNYDPEGRGTISQEDFERLSGNFPFACHGLHPPPRQGRGSFSREELTGYLLRASAICSKLGLAFLHTFHEVTFRKPTFCDSCSGFLWGVTKQGYRCRECGLCCHRHCRDQVKVECKKRPGGKGDAGPPGAPVPCTPAPHASCGSEENLSYTLSLEPETGCQLRHAWTQTESPHPSWETDTVPCPVMGPPSTASSKPDS, from the exons ATGAACAGAAAAGACAGCAAGAG AAAGTCCCACCAGGAATGCACCGGAAAGACAGGAGGGCGGGGCCGGCCCCGCCAAACGCGCCGCCACAAGACATGCCCCAGCCCCCGGGAAATCAGCAAGGTCATGGCTTCCATGAACCTGGGCCTGCTGAGCGAGGGCGGCTGCAGCGAAGATGAGCTGCTGGAGAAATGCATCCAGTCCTTCG ATTCAGCTGGCAGCCTGTGCCACGGGGACCACATGCTCAACATGGTGCTGGCCATGCATAGCTGGGTGCTGCCCTCTGCCGACCTGGCTGCCCGCCTGCTGAC CAAGTACCAGAAGGCCACAGGGGACACCCAGGAGCTGAGACGGCTGCAGATCTGTCACCTGGTCAG GTACTGGCTGACTCAACACCCTGAGGTGATGCACCAGGACCCCCAGCTGGAAGAAGTCATAGGTCGTTTCTGGGCCACCGTGGCCCAGGAGGGCAACTCGGCCCAGAGAAACCTGAGAGACTCCTCTAACCT CCCAGGCCTGGGCAAAAAGCGCAAAGTGTCCCTGCTTTTCGACCACCTGGAGACGGGGGAGCTGGCTCAGCACCTCACCTACCTGGAGTTCCGCTCCTTCCAGGCTATCACG CCCCAGGACCTGCGGAGCTACGTTTTGCAGGGCTCAGTACGAGGCTGCCCCGCCCTGGAGGGCTCTGTAGGTCTCAGCAACAGCGTGTCCCGCTGGGTGCAGGTGATGGTGCTGAGCCGTCCCGGGCCTCTGCAGCGCGCACAGGTGCTGGACAAGTTCATTCACGTGGCACAG AGGCTTCGCCAGCTGCAGAATTTCAACACGCTGATGGCGGTCACGGGGGGCCTGTGTCACAGTGCCATCTCCAGACTCAAAGACTCCCATGCCCACCTGAGCCCTGACAGCACCAAG GCCCTGCTGGAGCTCACTGAGATCCTTGCCTCCCACAACAACTACGCCCGCTACCGCCGCACCTGGGCTGGCTGCACGGGCTTCCGGCTGCCTGTACTGGGCGTGCACCTCAAGGATCTGGTGTCCCTGCATGAAGCACAGCCCGACAGGTTGCCTGACGGCCGCCTGCACCTACCCAAGTTGAACAACCTCTACCTGCGGCTGCAGGAGCTGGTGGCCCTCCAAGGGCAGCATCCGCCCTGCAGCGCCAACGAGGATCTGCTGCACCTGCTCACA CTCTCCCTGGACCTCTTCTACACGGAAGACGAGATCTATGAGCTTTCTTATGCCCGAGAGCCACGCTGTCCCAAGAGTCTG ccacccTCCCCCTTCAACGCACCTCTGGTGGTGGAGTGGGCCCCTGGTGTGACCCCCAAGCCGGACAGGGTCACGCTGGGTCGGCACGTGGAGCAGCTGGTGGAG TCCGTGTTCAAGAATTATGACCCTGAAGGCCGAGGAACCATCTCTCAGGAGGACTTCGAGCGACTCTCAGGCAATTTTCCCTTCGCCTGCCATGGGCTCCACCCGCCCCCACGCCAGGG GAGAGGCTCCTTCAGCAGAGAGGAGCTGACAGGGTACCTGCTCCGGGCCAGCGCCATCTGCTCCAAGCTGGGCCTGGCCTTCCTGCACACCTTCCATGAGGTCACCTTCCGAAAGCCTACCTTCTGCGACAGCTGCAGTGGCTTT cTCTGGGGTGTCACCAAGCAAGGCTACCGCTGTCGGG AGTGTGGGCTGTGTTGCCACAGACACTGCAGAGACCAAGTGAAGGTGGAATGTAAGAAGAGGCCGGGGGGCAAGGGCGATGCAGGGCCCCCCGGAGCTCCTGTTCCATGCACACCAGCTCCCCATGCCAGCTGTG GCTCCGAGGAAAATCTCTCCTACACGCTATCCCTGGAACCTGAGACTGGGTGCCAGCTTCGCCATGCCTGGACCCAGACTGAATCCCCACACCCTTCCTGGGAAACAGACACG gTCCCCTGCCCGGTAATGGGCCCACCATCAACTGCATCCTCCAAGCCGGATTCCTAG
- the RASGRP4 gene encoding RAS guanyl-releasing protein 4 isoform X9 produces MNRKDSKRKSHQECTGKTGGRGRPRQTRRHKTCPSPREISKVMASMNLGLLSEGGCSEDELLEKCIQSFDSAGSLCHGDHMLNMVLAMHSWVLPSADLAARLLTKYQKATGDTQELRRLQICHLVRYWLTQHPEVMHQDPQLEEVIGRFWATVAQEGNSAQRNLRDSSNLLSPGGPGPPPPMSSPGLGKKRKVSLLFDHLETGELAQHLTYLEFRSFQAITLSLDLFYTEDEIYELSYAREPRCPKSLPPSPFNAPLVVEWAPGVTPKPDRVTLGRHVEQLVESVFKNYDPEGRGTISQEDFERLSGNFPFACHGLHPPPRQGRGSFSREELTGYLLRASAICSKLGLAFLHTFHEVTFRKPTFCDSCSGFLWGVTKQGYRCRECGLCCHRHCRDQVKVECKKRPGGKGDAGPPGAPVPCTPAPHASCGSEENLSYTLSLEPETGCQLRHAWTQTESPHPSWETDTVPCPVMGPPSTASSKPDS; encoded by the exons ATGAACAGAAAAGACAGCAAGAG AAAGTCCCACCAGGAATGCACCGGAAAGACAGGAGGGCGGGGCCGGCCCCGCCAAACGCGCCGCCACAAGACATGCCCCAGCCCCCGGGAAATCAGCAAGGTCATGGCTTCCATGAACCTGGGCCTGCTGAGCGAGGGCGGCTGCAGCGAAGATGAGCTGCTGGAGAAATGCATCCAGTCCTTCG ATTCAGCTGGCAGCCTGTGCCACGGGGACCACATGCTCAACATGGTGCTGGCCATGCATAGCTGGGTGCTGCCCTCTGCCGACCTGGCTGCCCGCCTGCTGAC CAAGTACCAGAAGGCCACAGGGGACACCCAGGAGCTGAGACGGCTGCAGATCTGTCACCTGGTCAG GTACTGGCTGACTCAACACCCTGAGGTGATGCACCAGGACCCCCAGCTGGAAGAAGTCATAGGTCGTTTCTGGGCCACCGTGGCCCAGGAGGGCAACTCGGCCCAGAGAAACCTGAGAGACTCCTCTAACCT CCTGAGCCCTGGTGGCCCTGGCCCCCCACCCCCCATGAGCAGCCCAGGCCTGGGCAAAAAGCGCAAAGTGTCCCTGCTTTTCGACCACCTGGAGACGGGGGAGCTGGCTCAGCACCTCACCTACCTGGAGTTCCGCTCCTTCCAGGCTATCACG CTCTCCCTGGACCTCTTCTACACGGAAGACGAGATCTATGAGCTTTCTTATGCCCGAGAGCCACGCTGTCCCAAGAGTCTG ccacccTCCCCCTTCAACGCACCTCTGGTGGTGGAGTGGGCCCCTGGTGTGACCCCCAAGCCGGACAGGGTCACGCTGGGTCGGCACGTGGAGCAGCTGGTGGAG TCCGTGTTCAAGAATTATGACCCTGAAGGCCGAGGAACCATCTCTCAGGAGGACTTCGAGCGACTCTCAGGCAATTTTCCCTTCGCCTGCCATGGGCTCCACCCGCCCCCACGCCAGGG GAGAGGCTCCTTCAGCAGAGAGGAGCTGACAGGGTACCTGCTCCGGGCCAGCGCCATCTGCTCCAAGCTGGGCCTGGCCTTCCTGCACACCTTCCATGAGGTCACCTTCCGAAAGCCTACCTTCTGCGACAGCTGCAGTGGCTTT cTCTGGGGTGTCACCAAGCAAGGCTACCGCTGTCGGG AGTGTGGGCTGTGTTGCCACAGACACTGCAGAGACCAAGTGAAGGTGGAATGTAAGAAGAGGCCGGGGGGCAAGGGCGATGCAGGGCCCCCCGGAGCTCCTGTTCCATGCACACCAGCTCCCCATGCCAGCTGTG GCTCCGAGGAAAATCTCTCCTACACGCTATCCCTGGAACCTGAGACTGGGTGCCAGCTTCGCCATGCCTGGACCCAGACTGAATCCCCACACCCTTCCTGGGAAACAGACACG gTCCCCTGCCCGGTAATGGGCCCACCATCAACTGCATCCTCCAAGCCGGATTCCTAG
- the RASGRP4 gene encoding RAS guanyl-releasing protein 4 isoform X5 has product MNRKDSKRKSHQECTGKTGGRGRPRQTRRHKTCPSPREISKVMASMNLGLLSEGGCSEDELLEKCIQSFDSAGSLCHGDHMLNMVLAMHSWVLPSADLAARLLTKYQKATGDTQELRRLQICHLVRYWLTQHPEVMHQDPQLEEVIGRFWATVAQEGNSAQRNLRDSSNLLSPGGPGPPPPMSSPGLGKKRKVSLLFDHLETGELAQHLTYLEFRSFQAITVMVLSRPGPLQRAQVLDKFIHVAQRLRQLQNFNTLMAVTGGLCHSAISRLKDSHAHLSPDSTKALLELTEILASHNNYARYRRTWAGCTGFRLPVLGVHLKDLVSLHEAQPDRLPDGRLHLPKLNNLYLRLQELVALQGQHPPCSANEDLLHLLTLSLDLFYTEDEIYELSYAREPRCPKSLPPSPFNAPLVVEWAPGVTPKPDRVTLGRHVEQLVESVFKNYDPEGRGTISQEDFERLSGNFPFACHGLHPPPRQGRGSFSREELTGYLLRASAICSKLGLAFLHTFHEVTFRKPTFCDSCSGFLWGVTKQGYRCRECGLCCHRHCRDQVKVECKKRPGGKGDAGPPGAPVPCTPAPHASCGSEENLSYTLSLEPETGCQLRHAWTQTESPHPSWETDTVPCPVMGPPSTASSKPDS; this is encoded by the exons ATGAACAGAAAAGACAGCAAGAG AAAGTCCCACCAGGAATGCACCGGAAAGACAGGAGGGCGGGGCCGGCCCCGCCAAACGCGCCGCCACAAGACATGCCCCAGCCCCCGGGAAATCAGCAAGGTCATGGCTTCCATGAACCTGGGCCTGCTGAGCGAGGGCGGCTGCAGCGAAGATGAGCTGCTGGAGAAATGCATCCAGTCCTTCG ATTCAGCTGGCAGCCTGTGCCACGGGGACCACATGCTCAACATGGTGCTGGCCATGCATAGCTGGGTGCTGCCCTCTGCCGACCTGGCTGCCCGCCTGCTGAC CAAGTACCAGAAGGCCACAGGGGACACCCAGGAGCTGAGACGGCTGCAGATCTGTCACCTGGTCAG GTACTGGCTGACTCAACACCCTGAGGTGATGCACCAGGACCCCCAGCTGGAAGAAGTCATAGGTCGTTTCTGGGCCACCGTGGCCCAGGAGGGCAACTCGGCCCAGAGAAACCTGAGAGACTCCTCTAACCT CCTGAGCCCTGGTGGCCCTGGCCCCCCACCCCCCATGAGCAGCCCAGGCCTGGGCAAAAAGCGCAAAGTGTCCCTGCTTTTCGACCACCTGGAGACGGGGGAGCTGGCTCAGCACCTCACCTACCTGGAGTTCCGCTCCTTCCAGGCTATCACG GTGATGGTGCTGAGCCGTCCCGGGCCTCTGCAGCGCGCACAGGTGCTGGACAAGTTCATTCACGTGGCACAG AGGCTTCGCCAGCTGCAGAATTTCAACACGCTGATGGCGGTCACGGGGGGCCTGTGTCACAGTGCCATCTCCAGACTCAAAGACTCCCATGCCCACCTGAGCCCTGACAGCACCAAG GCCCTGCTGGAGCTCACTGAGATCCTTGCCTCCCACAACAACTACGCCCGCTACCGCCGCACCTGGGCTGGCTGCACGGGCTTCCGGCTGCCTGTACTGGGCGTGCACCTCAAGGATCTGGTGTCCCTGCATGAAGCACAGCCCGACAGGTTGCCTGACGGCCGCCTGCACCTACCCAAGTTGAACAACCTCTACCTGCGGCTGCAGGAGCTGGTGGCCCTCCAAGGGCAGCATCCGCCCTGCAGCGCCAACGAGGATCTGCTGCACCTGCTCACA CTCTCCCTGGACCTCTTCTACACGGAAGACGAGATCTATGAGCTTTCTTATGCCCGAGAGCCACGCTGTCCCAAGAGTCTG ccacccTCCCCCTTCAACGCACCTCTGGTGGTGGAGTGGGCCCCTGGTGTGACCCCCAAGCCGGACAGGGTCACGCTGGGTCGGCACGTGGAGCAGCTGGTGGAG TCCGTGTTCAAGAATTATGACCCTGAAGGCCGAGGAACCATCTCTCAGGAGGACTTCGAGCGACTCTCAGGCAATTTTCCCTTCGCCTGCCATGGGCTCCACCCGCCCCCACGCCAGGG GAGAGGCTCCTTCAGCAGAGAGGAGCTGACAGGGTACCTGCTCCGGGCCAGCGCCATCTGCTCCAAGCTGGGCCTGGCCTTCCTGCACACCTTCCATGAGGTCACCTTCCGAAAGCCTACCTTCTGCGACAGCTGCAGTGGCTTT cTCTGGGGTGTCACCAAGCAAGGCTACCGCTGTCGGG AGTGTGGGCTGTGTTGCCACAGACACTGCAGAGACCAAGTGAAGGTGGAATGTAAGAAGAGGCCGGGGGGCAAGGGCGATGCAGGGCCCCCCGGAGCTCCTGTTCCATGCACACCAGCTCCCCATGCCAGCTGTG GCTCCGAGGAAAATCTCTCCTACACGCTATCCCTGGAACCTGAGACTGGGTGCCAGCTTCGCCATGCCTGGACCCAGACTGAATCCCCACACCCTTCCTGGGAAACAGACACG gTCCCCTGCCCGGTAATGGGCCCACCATCAACTGCATCCTCCAAGCCGGATTCCTAG